The following coding sequences are from one Deinococcus roseus window:
- the priA gene encoding replication restart helicase PriA, with amino-acid sequence MSWLVVLPLPIPALDFSPPHGFSGDLPLGHRVVVPWQGGIKIGIVVAAGQAHTHRLREVIQVLDPWVHPSLITTLKAYETLSGTPLGLLYCDAITCGWEPHLKHLVRPVEGTDLSLFGLELPTDWSTAVDSPVALDQVREQGLLEERFEFPIRTELAYRGLLDGKDNLTPKQKHAWKTLLTIKEAASLAEWARNAEVSTSVVSGVLARGWAEAFERPAGPPECVPIMERNLKKAEWDIPQSGVSRLHGGHPIERFQHLKTLIEQHLGTGVMYLTPDNYRLERAWQALSHLGAQCYSGSLNPLQRDHIWQQVREGQCRMVIGTYGALALPFPDLSMIILEEEGSDAYKLLSGSKMYMADLTATLAHQRESLLVYTGSVPAVESLKVPGTVLAPPPPRVHVVNYAEGSSQPETGPLSMQHMKPALEGYPLSQDLRKVLTQVAERGRQAVLFAPRKGYSALIRCRSCGYIPFCKHCDVPLKFHQGTRLMQCHQCGYREGPPSTCPKCRGAIWQPKGPGTEWILQETRQLLPGFAVYRYDKDHQDDLRPIYEGHPGIVIGTQALLQEKAPPELALISLTLADSWLGHSDFRTDERYHKLLRQLLEWHPRKSPLLVVQTFQALHPALLAVTEGKPADHFPLQDLGRRELLMYPPYSLLAQVEVASRDKARSESVAEDIQKHLTARGADAEEVLGPAPAPIGKIRGLFLTHLLLRATTQERLKTLLTHMDEERWKARVRIEINPRSANF; translated from the coding sequence CCCCTCCCCATTCCTGCGCTGGATTTTTCGCCACCACACGGGTTTTCTGGTGACCTTCCCCTGGGACACCGCGTGGTGGTGCCCTGGCAGGGGGGCATCAAAATCGGCATTGTGGTGGCTGCAGGTCAGGCCCACACCCACCGCCTGCGTGAGGTGATTCAGGTGCTGGATCCGTGGGTCCATCCCAGCCTGATTACGACCCTCAAAGCCTACGAAACCCTCAGTGGCACCCCTCTGGGCCTGCTGTACTGTGATGCCATCACCTGCGGATGGGAACCCCACCTGAAGCATCTGGTGCGGCCCGTGGAGGGCACCGACCTCAGCCTCTTTGGTCTGGAATTGCCCACCGACTGGAGCACAGCCGTGGACAGCCCTGTTGCCCTGGACCAGGTGCGGGAACAGGGTTTGCTGGAAGAGCGTTTTGAATTCCCCATCCGCACCGAACTGGCTTACCGGGGACTGCTGGACGGCAAGGACAACCTCACCCCCAAGCAGAAACACGCCTGGAAAACCCTGCTGACCATCAAAGAAGCGGCTTCGCTGGCTGAGTGGGCCAGGAACGCCGAGGTGAGCACCAGTGTGGTTTCGGGGGTGCTGGCCCGGGGCTGGGCGGAAGCTTTCGAGCGACCTGCAGGCCCCCCTGAATGTGTTCCCATCATGGAACGCAACCTGAAAAAAGCCGAATGGGACATCCCCCAGTCGGGTGTCTCCAGGCTGCATGGGGGGCACCCCATCGAGCGCTTCCAGCACCTCAAAACCCTGATCGAGCAGCACCTGGGCACCGGAGTGATGTATCTGACACCGGACAATTACCGTCTGGAACGGGCATGGCAGGCCCTTTCCCACCTGGGAGCCCAGTGCTACTCTGGCAGCCTGAACCCCCTGCAAAGGGACCACATCTGGCAGCAGGTGCGGGAAGGGCAGTGCAGGATGGTGATTGGCACGTATGGTGCCCTGGCCCTGCCTTTCCCGGACCTCAGCATGATCATCCTTGAAGAAGAAGGGAGTGATGCTTACAAGCTGCTGTCTGGCTCCAAGATGTACATGGCGGATCTGACGGCAACCCTGGCCCACCAGCGGGAAAGCCTGCTGGTGTACACCGGATCGGTGCCTGCGGTGGAAAGCCTCAAAGTGCCCGGAACGGTGCTCGCTCCTCCTCCACCACGGGTGCATGTGGTCAATTACGCCGAGGGCTCCAGCCAGCCCGAAACCGGCCCCCTCTCCATGCAACACATGAAGCCCGCCCTGGAAGGCTATCCCCTTTCGCAGGACCTGCGCAAGGTGCTGACCCAGGTGGCAGAACGGGGCAGACAGGCGGTGCTGTTCGCACCGCGCAAAGGGTACAGTGCCCTGATCCGCTGTCGGTCCTGCGGGTACATCCCCTTCTGCAAACACTGCGATGTGCCCCTCAAATTCCACCAGGGCACCCGCCTGATGCAGTGCCACCAGTGCGGTTACCGGGAAGGCCCACCCAGCACCTGTCCCAAATGCAGGGGGGCGATCTGGCAACCCAAAGGCCCCGGCACCGAATGGATCCTGCAGGAAACCCGGCAGTTGTTGCCCGGGTTTGCCGTGTACCGTTACGACAAGGACCACCAGGACGACCTGCGTCCCATCTACGAGGGGCACCCTGGCATCGTGATCGGAACCCAGGCCCTCTTGCAGGAAAAAGCCCCTCCAGAACTGGCCCTGATCAGCCTGACCCTGGCCGACAGCTGGCTGGGCCACTCGGATTTTCGCACCGATGAGCGTTACCACAAGCTGCTCAGGCAACTGCTGGAATGGCATCCCAGAAAATCTCCCCTGCTGGTGGTGCAAACCTTCCAGGCACTGCATCCAGCCCTGCTTGCTGTCACCGAAGGCAAACCTGCAGACCACTTCCCGCTGCAGGATCTGGGCAGGCGGGAACTCCTGATGTACCCCCCTTACAGCCTGCTGGCCCAGGTGGAGGTGGCCTCCAGAGACAAAGCCCGCTCGGAAAGCGTGGCAGAGGACATCCAGAAACACCTCACCGCAAGGGGTGCAGATGCAGAAGAGGTGCTTGGACCTGCCCCAGCGCCCATCGGCAAAATCAGAGGTCTGTTCCTGACCCACCTGCTGCTGAGGGCCACCACCCAGGAGCGCCTGAAAACCCTGCTCACCCACATGGATGAGGAGCGCTGGAAAGCCCGGGTGCGCATCGAGATCAACCCCAGAAGTGCCAATTTCTGA
- a CDS encoding pilus assembly protein codes for MNGLYMIHKYFGELLQIIPVVLLVWYAIRNKTPLQRIAPIMLDINVLLGILVLFVQKIPVSVWHPVMMLIAMFLGHFVARNTNRSVVIGAWVVNLLLIVGAILLAKKAVGPILSF; via the coding sequence ATGAACGGCCTTTACATGATTCACAAATACTTCGGTGAACTGCTGCAGATCATTCCGGTGGTGCTGCTGGTGTGGTACGCCATCCGCAACAAAACCCCCCTGCAACGCATCGCCCCCATCATGCTGGACATCAACGTGCTGCTGGGCATTCTGGTGCTCTTTGTGCAGAAAATCCCGGTGTCGGTGTGGCACCCCGTGATGATGCTCATCGCGATGTTCCTCGGTCATTTCGTGGCCAGAAACACCAACCGCAGCGTGGTGATTGGGGCCTGGGTGGTCAATTTGCTCTTGATTGTGGGAGCCATTCTGCTGGCCAAAAAAGCCGTGGGCCCCATCCTCAGTTTCTGA